A portion of the Bacteroidota bacterium genome contains these proteins:
- the hypB gene encoding hydrogenase nickel incorporation protein HypB yields MSVITIERKILEKNDEVASHNRDLFLRHGIFAINIVSSPGAGKTTLLECTLKELGGKINAAVIEGDVQTDLDAQRVSALGVPTVQIVTKGGCHLEAPLVREALASLPLDGVQLLIIENVGNLVCPANYDLGEAVKVVVASVTEGDDKPLKYPTMFRNAAVMIINKIDLLPYVNSSVEALKRNALSINPSLRVFETSCIKGTGIAEWSEWLVRNSSQKI; encoded by the coding sequence ATGAGCGTCATTACGATCGAACGGAAGATTCTGGAAAAGAACGACGAAGTCGCGAGCCATAACCGCGACCTTTTCCTTCGCCATGGCATTTTTGCCATCAATATTGTAAGCTCTCCCGGCGCGGGAAAAACGACTCTTCTCGAATGCACACTGAAAGAGCTCGGGGGCAAAATCAACGCGGCGGTCATCGAAGGGGACGTCCAGACAGACCTCGATGCGCAAAGAGTCTCGGCGCTCGGCGTTCCGACGGTTCAAATCGTGACTAAGGGGGGATGTCACCTTGAAGCCCCTTTGGTGCGCGAAGCGCTTGCTTCTCTGCCGTTGGACGGCGTGCAGCTGCTTATCATAGAAAATGTCGGCAATTTGGTCTGTCCAGCAAACTATGATCTCGGAGAAGCGGTGAAAGTTGTTGTCGCGAGCGTCACGGAGGGAGACGATAAGCCGCTCAAATATCCGACGATGTTCCGGAATGCGGCCGTCATGATCATCAACAAGATTGATTTGCTCCCGTACGTGAACAGCAGCGTTGAGGCGCTGAAGCGCAATGCGCTCAGCATAAACCCATCCTTAAGAGTTTTTGAGACGTCATGCATAAAAGGAACGGGCATTGCCGAATGGTCTGAGTGGCTCGTCAGGAACAGTTCCCAAAAAATATGA
- the hoxE gene encoding bidirectional hydrogenase complex protein HoxE: MSQQPTTTKGGHPSGDNRFKLLDRAITKNQSRGDALIEVLHAAQGIFGFLENDLLVYIARSLKLPLSTVYGVATFYHFFRLKPKGEHTVVLCMGTACYVKGASGIQKSIEEHCKCKFGETTADNKISLIQARCVGSCGLAPVAVIDDNVAGKLTGEHALQRIKQWQSEPEEVTA; this comes from the coding sequence ATGTCTCAACAACCCACAACTACAAAAGGCGGACATCCAAGCGGCGACAATCGTTTCAAGCTGCTTGACCGCGCAATCACGAAAAATCAATCACGCGGGGACGCACTCATCGAAGTGCTCCACGCGGCGCAGGGAATTTTTGGATTTCTTGAAAACGATCTTCTCGTTTATATCGCCCGCTCGCTGAAGCTTCCCCTTAGCACCGTGTATGGCGTTGCGACGTTTTATCATTTCTTCAGATTGAAGCCGAAAGGGGAGCACACGGTCGTCCTATGCATGGGCACGGCGTGTTATGTGAAAGGCGCTTCAGGAATTCAGAAATCAATAGAAGAGCACTGCAAGTGCAAGTTCGGCGAGACGACGGCGGACAACAAAATTTCCCTCATTCAGGCGCGCTGCGTCGGTTCGTGCGGTTTGGCTCCCGTGGCAGTCATCGACGACAACGTTGCGGGAAAGCTGACGGGTGAACATGCGTTGCAGCGGATTAAACAATGGCAGTCGGAACCGGAGGAGGTGACCGCATGA
- a CDS encoding hydrogenase maturation protease has product MNASTLIIGIGNEFRSDDCAGVAVARVLRQMHLPGVNVIEQSGEGTVLMEAMTGADAVYLVDAVSSGARAGTVHRIHAHSEPFPRSFHCYSTHAFGVAQAVNLARTMNILPARFIFIGIEGKNFEQGEHLSSETSSAIQKVTALLSSEILSLANNNSELML; this is encoded by the coding sequence GTGAACGCATCAACGTTGATCATTGGTATTGGGAATGAATTCCGCTCCGACGACTGTGCCGGTGTTGCCGTTGCGCGGGTCTTGCGTCAAATGCATCTTCCCGGCGTTAACGTCATCGAGCAATCGGGGGAGGGGACAGTATTGATGGAAGCCATGACCGGGGCAGACGCTGTGTACCTGGTGGACGCCGTTTCATCCGGCGCTCGGGCGGGAACAGTACATCGGATCCACGCCCACAGTGAACCGTTTCCTAGATCTTTTCATTGTTATTCTACTCATGCCTTCGGTGTCGCTCAGGCAGTCAACCTTGCACGAACGATGAATATTCTGCCGGCAAGATTTATTTTCATCGGAATTGAAGGGAAGAATTTCGAGCAGGGGGAACATTTGTCGAGTGAAACTTCATCAGCAATTCAAAAAGTGACTGCACTTCTGTCGAGCGAAATACTCTCACTCGCAAACAACAATTCAGAACTGATGCTTTAA
- a CDS encoding oxidoreductase: protein MKPKVATVWLGGCSGCHMSFLDLDERLIELADKIELVYSPIADVKEFPKDVDVTLVEGALANVEHEEFAKLIRRNSKCVVAFGDCAVTGNVTAMRNQCDVNKVLDRAYVELADVNPQVPREYQTIAELMAKARPVHELIKVDAFLHGCPPTADQIWFAINELLQGRMPAFAPVYLRYG from the coding sequence ATGAAACCAAAAGTAGCAACGGTGTGGCTCGGCGGATGTTCCGGATGTCACATGTCCTTTCTCGACCTCGATGAACGGCTCATCGAGCTCGCCGACAAAATCGAGCTGGTCTATTCGCCCATCGCGGATGTCAAGGAGTTTCCAAAGGATGTCGATGTGACACTTGTGGAAGGGGCTCTGGCCAACGTCGAACACGAAGAATTTGCGAAGCTCATTCGGCGGAATTCAAAGTGCGTGGTGGCGTTCGGCGATTGTGCTGTGACGGGCAATGTGACCGCGATGCGGAACCAATGCGATGTGAACAAGGTCCTCGATCGAGCGTATGTGGAACTGGCCGACGTGAACCCGCAGGTTCCCCGTGAATACCAGACGATCGCAGAGTTGATGGCGAAGGCTCGCCCTGTGCACGAATTGATCAAGGTCGATGCGTTTCTCCATGGATGCCCGCCGACGGCGGACCAAATTTGGTTTGCTATCAACGAGCTCCTTCAGGGGAGGATGCCCGCGTTCGCCCCTGTCTACTTGCGGTACGGTTGA
- a CDS encoding Ni/Fe hydrogenase subunit alpha, giving the protein MSQTITISPVTRIEGHAKITIHLDGQGTVEDARFHVNEFRGFEKFCEGRLMSEMAGITSRICGICPTSHLITSAKAGDDILAIEIPETAEKLRRLITLAQWMQSHALSFFHLSSPDFLLGFDSEPAKRNVFGLMENHKEIAKRGIRLRKFGQEIIEVLGGRKIHTPWAVAGGVREPFESSKKDYLLNWIPEAKETALLALSELKKIHSKFKKDIPNFGNFHSLFVGLVGKDGALEYYDGQLRVMDAAGNAIADKIDPRKYREHFGEASEQWSYLKFPYYKPLGYPEGMYRVGPLARVNICDYIDTPLAEAERVLFKAIAGEAGAVNNSFYFHYARLIELLFSVEKTEMLLKDPAILGTHIRSKAEINRSEGVGASEAPRGTLFHHYWVNDDGVIQKVNLVIATAQNNLAMNRTVRQLAMRYVDGKKVTEGILNRIEAGIRCYDPCLSCSTHAIGHMPLQVQLVDADNRVIDEVLR; this is encoded by the coding sequence ATGTCTCAGACTATCACGATATCCCCGGTAACACGGATTGAAGGGCACGCGAAAATAACAATTCATCTCGACGGACAGGGGACGGTCGAAGATGCCCGGTTCCACGTGAACGAGTTTCGCGGCTTCGAAAAATTTTGTGAGGGGAGATTGATGTCGGAAATGGCCGGCATCACATCGCGGATCTGCGGGATCTGCCCGACCAGCCATCTCATCACTTCGGCAAAAGCTGGCGACGACATTCTGGCGATCGAGATTCCCGAGACCGCCGAGAAACTTCGACGGCTGATCACCCTCGCACAGTGGATGCAGTCGCACGCGCTCAGTTTCTTCCACCTCTCTTCACCGGACTTCTTGCTCGGGTTCGATTCGGAACCGGCGAAGCGCAATGTCTTCGGGTTGATGGAAAATCATAAGGAGATAGCGAAACGTGGGATACGCCTGCGGAAGTTCGGGCAGGAGATCATTGAGGTCCTGGGTGGGAGGAAAATACACACGCCGTGGGCGGTGGCCGGCGGCGTGCGGGAGCCGTTTGAATCCTCGAAAAAGGATTATCTGCTCAACTGGATTCCGGAAGCGAAAGAGACTGCGCTGCTGGCGCTCAGCGAGCTGAAGAAGATCCACTCAAAGTTCAAAAAAGACATCCCGAATTTCGGCAACTTCCATTCGTTGTTCGTCGGACTTGTAGGTAAGGATGGAGCGCTGGAGTATTATGACGGGCAGCTGCGGGTCATGGATGCGGCGGGAAATGCGATAGCCGACAAGATCGATCCGCGTAAATACCGTGAACATTTCGGCGAAGCTTCGGAACAATGGTCCTACTTGAAATTCCCGTATTACAAACCGCTCGGTTATCCGGAAGGAATGTACCGCGTCGGACCGCTTGCCCGTGTGAATATCTGCGACTATATCGACACGCCGCTCGCCGAGGCCGAAAGAGTGCTGTTCAAAGCGATCGCCGGCGAGGCCGGAGCCGTGAATAATTCTTTTTATTTTCACTATGCCCGCTTGATCGAGCTTCTCTTCAGCGTCGAAAAAACGGAAATGCTCCTCAAGGACCCAGCGATCCTCGGAACGCATATTCGTTCGAAAGCAGAAATCAACAGGAGTGAGGGCGTCGGCGCCAGCGAAGCTCCGCGCGGGACCCTCTTCCATCATTACTGGGTGAATGACGACGGCGTGATTCAGAAAGTGAATCTCGTTATCGCGACCGCACAAAATAATCTCGCGATGAACCGGACCGTCCGTCAGCTGGCGATGAGGTACGTCGACGGGAAAAAGGTCACCGAAGGAATTCTGAACCGCATCGAGGCAGGCATCCGGTGCTACGACCCGTGCCTTTCTTGTTCTACCCATGCGATCGGTCACATGCCCCTCCAGGTTCAGCTTGTGGACGCAGACAATCGCGTCATTGACGAAGTGCTCAGGTGA
- a CDS encoding hydrogenase maturation nickel metallochaperone HypA, which yields MHELSIAQNILEIVSDHLPPGKMQKVKAVTIKVGDGAGVVKDSLEFCFNSITAGTPMQETALKIDRVPFIVRCRACGRTSTNESEFFFCTFCEGSDVALVSGDELEVSAIELADEKEGMV from the coding sequence ATGCACGAGCTTTCCATCGCACAAAATATTTTGGAAATAGTCAGCGACCACCTGCCTCCGGGAAAGATGCAAAAGGTAAAAGCTGTCACTATCAAAGTCGGGGACGGGGCCGGCGTGGTCAAAGACTCGCTGGAGTTTTGTTTCAATTCGATCACAGCGGGCACACCGATGCAGGAGACTGCGCTTAAAATAGACCGCGTTCCGTTTATCGTCCGTTGCCGTGCTTGCGGCAGGACATCGACGAATGAGAGCGAATTTTTCTTCTGCACCTTCTGTGAAGGATCCGATGTCGCGTTGGTTTCGGGAGATGAGCTTGAGGTTTCTGCCATTGAGCTTGCCGATGAGAAAGAGGGGATGGTATGA
- the hoxU gene encoding bidirectional hydrogenase complex protein HoxU yields the protein MAIITLTIDGEQLSANDNDTILTIARQHKIHIPTLCHLDGLSDVGACRLCLVEIEGSPKLFPACTTKPQEGMIVRTNTEQLQKYRRTIIELLASEGNHQCSVCVVNGNCELQNLAYETGLTYVRFPYLYPQKTLDASHKDFVMDRNRCVLCTRCVRVCHEVEGAHVWDIAYRGVNCEIVAGLNQPWGNVEACTSCGKCVLVCPTGALFEKGSSVSEMKKDRNFLKYIVTARQKKEWINVESDDE from the coding sequence ATGGCAATTATCACATTAACAATCGACGGCGAACAGTTAAGCGCGAACGATAATGACACGATACTTACCATCGCCCGTCAGCACAAGATTCACATTCCGACGCTCTGCCATCTCGACGGGCTTTCCGATGTGGGCGCCTGCCGGCTCTGCCTCGTCGAAATAGAAGGCTCGCCGAAGCTTTTTCCCGCGTGCACCACAAAGCCGCAGGAAGGAATGATCGTCCGGACGAACACGGAGCAACTGCAAAAGTACCGCCGCACGATCATCGAACTCCTCGCTTCGGAAGGGAACCATCAATGCTCCGTCTGTGTCGTGAACGGCAATTGCGAATTGCAAAACCTCGCCTACGAAACGGGGCTGACATACGTGCGGTTTCCGTATCTCTATCCTCAAAAGACGCTCGACGCCTCGCACAAAGATTTCGTCATGGACCGCAACCGCTGCGTCCTTTGTACGCGGTGCGTGCGAGTCTGTCATGAAGTGGAAGGGGCCCATGTGTGGGATATTGCATACCGCGGAGTCAATTGCGAGATCGTTGCCGGATTGAATCAGCCGTGGGGCAATGTCGAGGCCTGCACATCGTGCGGAAAATGCGTGCTCGTCTGCCCGACCGGAGCCTTGTTTGAAAAAGGGTCGTCGGTGTCCGAGATGAAAAAGGACAGGAACTTCCTCAAATATATCGTCACGGCCCGGCAGAAAAAAGAGTGGATCAACGTCGAAAGCGACGACGAGTAA
- the nuoF gene encoding NADH-quinone oxidoreductase subunit NuoF, producing the protein MTVEELRELAEKEKTRQQEHKNRILYCSAAGCNSCGADATKAALARSLKENGLDGSCEVLGTGCMGLCGEGPLVKLQSDDTLYQKVDEGAAKKIVEEHLLHGAKVKENLVDTTAPFFSSQQKIVLENCGKINAESIEEYIAVGGYEALAKVLTELQPIEVIEEVRKSGLRGRGGAGYPTGLKWGIVHKAKSEQKYVICNADEGDPGAFMDRSVLEGDPHRILEGMAIAGYAIGANQGFIYIRAEYPLAIERLKLAIKQAERQGLLGNRIFESQFNFRIDLRIGAGAFVCGEETALLRSIEGRRGRPRPRPPYPSEKGLWGMPTLINNVETYANIAPIINRGNAWFASIGTPKSAGTKVFALAGNIKNTGLIEVPMGIPLRKVIFDIGGGTLDGTEFKAAQTGGPSGGCIPKEHLDLPVDYESLATVGSIMGSGGMIVMDSTSNMVDVAKYFMEFCKDESCGKCIPCRVGTVHIHGLLDKISRGEATKDDLALLEELCVTVMKTSLCGLGQSAPNPVRSTLRYFRQEYEQLLSKPVDYVPSADGRTTDNHL; encoded by the coding sequence ATGACGGTTGAAGAACTGCGGGAACTCGCAGAAAAAGAAAAGACGCGTCAACAGGAACACAAGAATCGGATCCTGTATTGCTCTGCGGCAGGGTGCAATTCGTGCGGCGCGGATGCGACGAAGGCGGCGCTTGCCAGATCGCTCAAAGAGAACGGACTCGACGGCAGCTGTGAAGTCCTCGGCACCGGCTGCATGGGGTTGTGCGGCGAAGGCCCTTTGGTGAAGCTTCAGAGCGACGATACTCTCTATCAAAAAGTGGATGAAGGAGCGGCAAAGAAAATTGTCGAAGAGCACTTGCTTCACGGGGCGAAAGTCAAAGAAAATCTCGTCGACACCACCGCGCCGTTTTTTTCATCCCAGCAAAAGATCGTTCTTGAAAACTGCGGCAAGATCAATGCCGAAAGCATTGAGGAATACATCGCTGTCGGCGGCTATGAAGCGCTGGCAAAGGTCCTGACGGAACTCCAACCGATCGAAGTGATCGAAGAGGTCCGAAAAAGCGGATTGCGTGGAAGAGGGGGTGCCGGCTATCCGACTGGCTTGAAATGGGGCATCGTCCACAAGGCAAAGAGCGAACAAAAATACGTGATCTGCAATGCCGATGAAGGAGACCCCGGAGCGTTCATGGACCGGAGCGTTCTTGAAGGAGATCCGCACAGGATTCTCGAAGGGATGGCAATTGCCGGCTACGCTATCGGCGCGAATCAGGGTTTCATCTACATTCGCGCGGAATATCCCCTCGCCATCGAACGATTGAAGCTCGCCATTAAACAGGCGGAGCGCCAGGGCTTGCTCGGCAACAGAATTTTTGAATCGCAGTTCAATTTTAGGATCGACCTGCGCATCGGCGCCGGAGCTTTCGTTTGCGGCGAAGAGACGGCGCTCCTTCGCTCTATAGAAGGACGCCGCGGACGGCCGAGACCGCGTCCGCCGTACCCATCGGAAAAAGGCCTGTGGGGAATGCCCACGCTCATCAATAACGTCGAGACGTACGCCAACATAGCTCCGATCATCAACCGCGGTAACGCCTGGTTCGCTTCGATCGGAACTCCAAAAAGTGCCGGCACGAAAGTCTTCGCGCTCGCCGGGAATATCAAAAATACCGGCCTCATCGAAGTGCCGATGGGTATCCCGCTCCGCAAAGTCATTTTCGACATCGGCGGAGGGACGCTGGACGGCACGGAGTTCAAGGCGGCGCAAACCGGCGGCCCGTCGGGAGGCTGTATCCCGAAGGAGCATTTGGACCTTCCGGTCGATTACGAATCCCTTGCGACGGTCGGATCGATCATGGGGAGCGGGGGAATGATCGTAATGGACTCGACGTCGAACATGGTCGATGTCGCGAAGTATTTTATGGAATTCTGCAAAGATGAATCGTGCGGCAAGTGCATTCCCTGCCGAGTAGGAACGGTACACATCCACGGCCTGCTCGACAAGATTTCCAGAGGAGAAGCGACGAAAGACGACCTTGCGCTTCTTGAGGAGCTCTGCGTTACCGTGATGAAGACGAGCCTTTGCGGCTTGGGGCAAAGCGCGCCGAATCCGGTCAGGTCCACGCTTCGCTATTTCCGGCAGGAATATGAACAGCTTCTTTCCAAACCGGTCGACTATGTTCCATCGGCGGACGGAAGAACTACAGACAATCATTTGTAA
- a CDS encoding Ni/Fe hydrogenase subunit alpha, which produces MNDKTIKVDYLARVEGEGSVFVKIKNNEVADVKFKVFEPPRFFEAFLRGRNFSEAPDITARICGICPVAYQMSSVHAMENAFGTCVDGQLRSLRRLLYCGEWIESHVLHAYMLHAPDFLGYQDVLELAKDHSAVVQKALKMKKIGNDLVALLGGREIHPINVRVGGFYRVPAKKELLPIAEKLKWLRDAAVEMVRWSATLRFPEFEREYEFVALSHPDEYPFNEGRLVSTNGVDINVKEYEFYFREEHLPYSNALQSVLKERESYQVGPLARFNINFEKLSPIARELAREIHFVPIVRNPFKSIVARSIETLYASEEALRIIDEYEQPEKPAVEVQPRQGLGFGCTEAPRGILYHRYRIGENGVITDAKIVPPTSQNQRSIELDLRHVVLENIAMPKEQLTWLCEQSVRNYDPCISCATHIVKLDFEP; this is translated from the coding sequence AAAGTTCAAAGTCTTCGAGCCGCCGCGGTTCTTCGAGGCATTTTTGCGGGGCCGGAATTTTTCAGAAGCCCCGGATATCACCGCCCGTATTTGCGGCATCTGTCCGGTTGCCTATCAAATGAGCTCGGTCCATGCAATGGAGAACGCGTTCGGCACTTGTGTGGACGGGCAGCTTCGGTCGCTCCGCCGGCTCCTCTATTGCGGCGAGTGGATCGAGAGTCATGTCCTCCATGCGTATATGCTTCATGCGCCGGATTTCCTGGGATATCAGGACGTTCTGGAATTAGCAAAGGACCATTCCGCCGTCGTTCAGAAGGCGTTGAAGATGAAAAAGATCGGCAACGACCTTGTCGCGTTGCTCGGCGGCAGAGAGATCCATCCGATCAATGTCCGTGTCGGGGGATTCTACCGCGTTCCGGCCAAAAAAGAACTGCTTCCGATAGCCGAAAAATTGAAATGGCTGCGCGATGCGGCGGTAGAGATGGTCCGCTGGAGCGCGACGCTTCGATTTCCGGAGTTCGAGCGGGAGTATGAGTTCGTCGCGCTCTCTCACCCGGATGAATATCCGTTCAACGAAGGGCGCCTCGTCTCAACCAACGGAGTGGATATCAATGTGAAGGAATACGAATTCTATTTTCGTGAAGAGCACCTTCCGTACTCAAATGCCTTACAATCGGTGTTGAAGGAGCGCGAATCCTACCAGGTTGGTCCCTTGGCCCGGTTCAACATAAATTTTGAGAAGCTATCGCCGATCGCAAGAGAACTCGCGCGTGAAATTCATTTTGTCCCTATAGTCCGCAACCCGTTCAAGAGCATTGTTGCACGTTCGATTGAAACGCTCTATGCCAGCGAGGAAGCGCTGCGTATTATCGACGAATACGAACAGCCGGAGAAACCCGCAGTGGAAGTCCAGCCCCGGCAGGGACTCGGTTTCGGCTGCACCGAAGCTCCGCGCGGCATCTTATACCATCGCTACCGGATCGGGGAAAATGGGGTGATCACGGACGCCAAAATCGTCCCCCCAACATCACAGAATCAGCGCTCGATAGAGCTTGACCTCAGGCATGTGGTTCTCGAAAACATCGCCATGCCGAAAGAACAACTTACCTGGCTCTGCGAACAGAGCGTACGCAACTACGATCCCTGCATTTCTTGCGCTACGCACATCGTCAAATTAGATTTTGAACCGTGA
- the hypF gene encoding carbamoyltransferase HypF, with translation MKARLHITIRGAVQGVGFRPFIYRLAAELKLHGWVSNSPQGVFLEVEGEKPLLEKFLVRIEKERPPLSFIQSLDPTFLDVAGYERFEIRESDRSGDSTAMVLPDVATCPDCLRDISDPSNRRYRYPFTNCTNCGPRYSIVERLPYDRSNTSMKSFVMCPECRKEYENPADRRFHAQPNACPVCGPHLELWNAAGGILSAREDALLHAVDAVREGKIVAVKGIGGFHLIADARNERAVMSLRRRKHREEKPFAVMFPALEAVKSECEMSELEERLLLTAAAPIVLLARHSEFAICHSSVVSSVAPRNPYLGVMLPYSPLHHLLLNELGFPVVATSGNLSDEPMSTDEHEALERLKGVADIFLVHNREIVRHVDDSVARVMMGRELVLRRARGYAPLPIMTTFSLGSPIIAVGAHLKNAIALGKGENVFISQHIGDLETNAATQAFEHVNKSFRTLYDVDSATVASDTHPDYRSTQFAKKMDARVIQIQHHYAHVASCMAENQLDGRALGVSWDGTGLGLDGTIWGGEFLLTDDESFSRVAHLRQFKLPGGDKAIREPRRSAVGLLFELFGETLFDHLTPHPLETFSDAELLLLRQMLAKNINSPLTSSAGRLFDAIASLSGVREVTRFEGQAAMELEWAIGKTATEKSYPFAVSGSDLPLTIDWAPTVFQILDDVKKNIPVAETSAKFHNTMAEMIIDVAGRIGEKRVVLTGGCFQNKYLLERTVGRLEQEGFRPYWHQRVPPNDGGIALGQIYAAHRTLKTKKYSNIESMLTESLT, from the coding sequence ATGAAGGCCAGGTTACATATTACGATCCGGGGAGCAGTTCAGGGAGTCGGATTCCGTCCGTTCATTTACCGGCTTGCGGCGGAACTGAAACTGCACGGGTGGGTTTCGAATTCTCCGCAGGGAGTTTTCCTGGAGGTCGAGGGGGAGAAACCGCTGCTGGAAAAATTTTTGGTCCGCATCGAAAAAGAACGACCCCCTCTTTCATTTATCCAGAGCCTTGACCCGACATTCCTCGACGTGGCGGGATATGAACGATTCGAAATAAGGGAGAGCGATCGCTCGGGCGATTCCACTGCGATGGTCCTTCCCGATGTTGCGACCTGTCCCGATTGTTTACGCGATATTTCCGACCCGTCGAACCGGCGGTATCGATATCCCTTTACGAACTGCACAAACTGCGGCCCGCGGTATTCGATCGTCGAGCGTCTGCCGTACGACCGTTCGAATACGAGCATGAAGAGCTTTGTGATGTGTCCGGAATGCCGCAAGGAGTATGAAAACCCCGCTGACCGAAGATTCCATGCGCAGCCGAACGCATGTCCCGTGTGCGGACCCCATTTGGAGTTGTGGAATGCAGCGGGAGGAATTCTTTCGGCGCGCGAGGACGCGTTGCTTCATGCCGTCGATGCTGTCCGGGAGGGAAAAATTGTCGCCGTGAAAGGAATCGGCGGATTCCATCTGATCGCGGACGCAAGAAATGAACGCGCGGTGATGTCGCTTCGCCGAAGAAAGCATCGGGAAGAAAAACCGTTTGCGGTGATGTTCCCAGCGCTCGAAGCTGTAAAGTCGGAGTGTGAGATGTCTGAGTTGGAGGAGAGGCTGCTTCTGACCGCCGCTGCCCCCATCGTACTTCTGGCTCGTCATTCGGAATTCGCGATTTGCCATTCGTCAGTAGTTTCTTCCGTCGCACCGCGGAATCCTTATCTCGGCGTCATGTTGCCGTATTCTCCCCTCCATCATCTCCTCCTGAACGAGCTCGGCTTTCCGGTTGTCGCAACCAGCGGAAATCTCTCCGACGAGCCGATGTCTACGGACGAACATGAAGCGTTGGAACGGCTAAAGGGGGTTGCAGACATTTTCCTTGTCCACAACAGGGAAATTGTCCGCCACGTCGATGATTCGGTTGCTCGCGTGATGATGGGGCGCGAACTCGTCCTTCGCCGCGCCCGCGGTTATGCGCCCCTTCCGATCATGACGACGTTCTCGCTCGGCTCTCCGATCATTGCGGTCGGTGCTCATCTGAAGAATGCCATTGCCTTGGGAAAAGGGGAAAATGTCTTCATCAGCCAGCATATCGGCGATCTCGAGACAAATGCAGCGACGCAAGCCTTCGAGCACGTGAACAAGAGCTTCAGAACACTCTACGATGTGGACTCTGCAACGGTGGCGTCCGATACGCATCCGGATTATCGTTCGACACAATTTGCAAAAAAAATGGATGCGCGTGTCATTCAGATCCAGCATCATTATGCCCACGTTGCGTCCTGTATGGCTGAAAATCAATTGGATGGACGGGCGCTCGGCGTTTCATGGGACGGCACCGGCCTCGGCCTTGACGGGACAATATGGGGGGGAGAATTTTTGCTGACAGACGATGAATCGTTTTCCCGTGTTGCGCATCTTCGTCAATTTAAGCTCCCGGGCGGAGACAAAGCGATCCGCGAGCCGCGCCGTTCAGCGGTCGGCCTGTTGTTCGAACTATTCGGCGAGACGCTTTTCGATCATCTCACTCCTCATCCCCTCGAGACCTTTTCCGATGCCGAGCTTTTGCTTCTTCGGCAAATGCTGGCGAAGAATATCAACTCGCCGCTCACCTCGAGCGCCGGAAGATTGTTCGACGCAATCGCATCGCTGTCCGGCGTTCGTGAGGTCACCAGGTTCGAAGGGCAGGCAGCGATGGAGTTGGAATGGGCGATCGGCAAAACCGCGACCGAGAAATCGTATCCATTTGCCGTATCAGGATCCGATTTGCCGCTGACCATTGATTGGGCGCCGACGGTATTTCAAATTTTGGACGACGTGAAGAAGAATATTCCAGTCGCGGAGACATCTGCCAAGTTTCACAATACCATGGCCGAGATGATCATTGATGTTGCCGGGAGAATCGGCGAGAAGCGTGTTGTCTTGACGGGGGGATGTTTCCAGAATAAATATCTATTGGAAAGAACGGTCGGCCGGTTGGAGCAAGAAGGGTTTCGCCCATACTGGCATCAGCGGGTGCCGCCGAACGACGGGGGGATCGCGCTCGGTCAAATTTATGCCGCACATCGAACACTGAAAACGAAGAAGTACTCTAACATCGAATCAATGCTTACAGAATCTCTCACATAG
- a CDS encoding hydrogenase maturation protease: MKKTLVIGYGNTLRSDDGVGVWIAERLAALRLPDVDVKTFHQLYPDLAADMPPYKTVIFVDASADGEPTAVRKAISPSDQWPSSNHNISPELLQQLAWTMYDAVVNLQVYTVRGENFEFGSALSPAVEKRAADTVILIASQIQQTRLGAVGAGFFLN, translated from the coding sequence GTGAAAAAGACTCTTGTCATAGGATACGGCAATACGCTCCGTTCCGATGACGGCGTCGGAGTCTGGATCGCGGAACGCCTCGCGGCTCTCCGTCTTCCCGATGTGGATGTAAAGACCTTTCACCAGCTTTATCCTGACCTCGCGGCGGACATGCCTCCGTACAAGACGGTCATTTTTGTTGATGCATCGGCTGACGGCGAGCCGACCGCCGTTCGCAAGGCGATCTCACCCTCCGATCAATGGCCGTCATCAAATCACAACATCAGCCCCGAACTGCTTCAGCAACTCGCGTGGACGATGTACGACGCGGTCGTTAATTTGCAGGTCTATACTGTACGCGGCGAGAACTTTGAATTCGGATCCGCTCTATCTCCGGCAGTCGAAAAACGCGCGGCAGATACGGTAATTCTAATTGCATCGCAAATTCAGCAAACCCGCTTGGGGGCAGTGGGCGCCGGATTCTTCCTCAACTAA